Proteins from a single region of Argiope bruennichi chromosome 6, qqArgBrue1.1, whole genome shotgun sequence:
- the LOC129971968 gene encoding uncharacterized protein LOC129971968 has translation MFGEFCSEEAAAKSLKVPLPQAMKRATQATGVSEGTIRKIKNEVSTLDKTEVLSTPGKHRKRPIDRNCEIDDFDKCVIRQTVQDFYVQQKKVPSLRKLLPVLREKLNFHWNKESLRKVLHSMNFRWKKCANKRKFLIERPDIVFWRNNYLRKMRQYRKSKCQIVFIDETWVDSNLTFRKCWQSDTISGAEINVNSKNRLIIVHAGSSTGFIPGAQLIYKASTKTGDYHGQMNYENFEKWVLEKLIPNLRPKSVVCMDNAPYHTKVANPTPTKYSTKKEMTDWLINNGIECDMKMRKAELYSLIDRNRPKEIIYKIDSIIKENGHYVLRLPPYHCDLNAIEYVWSSVKRLIKERNITGDLSLENLQNLLCDALGGVSSKEWEAHCRHVEKLENSYWEKDGILEEVVDELVVQIGSTESDSDSEETESCDSDSEFF, from the exons ATGTTCGGAG AGTTCTGCTCCGAAGAAGCTGCAGCAAAATCTTTGAAGGTTCCTCTTCCACAAGCCATGAAAAGAGCTACTCAGGCGACTGGAGTGTCGGAAGGCactattaggaaaattaaaaatgaagtttcgacACTGGACAAAACGGAAGTTTTGAGTACTCCTGGAAAGCACCGTAAAAGGCCTATTGACCGAAATTGTGAAATTGACGACTTCGACAAATGTGTTATTCGTCAAACAGTTCAAGACTTTTACGTCCAGCAAAAGAAAGTgccttctttaagaaaattacttcccGTATTGAGAGAGAAGttgaattttcattggaataaaGAATCATTGAGGAAAGTTTTGCATTCAATGAATTTTCGCTGGAAGAAATGcgcgaataaaagaaaatttctcatcgAAAGACCTGATATTGTGTTTTGGAGAAACAACTACTTGCGAAAAATGAGGCAGTACAGAAAAAGTAAATGCCAgatagttttcattgatgaaacgTGGGTCGACAGTAATCTAACATTTAGAAAATGCTGGCAAAGTGATACAATTTCAGGAgccgaaataaatgtaaattccaaAAATCGATTGATCATTGTGCATGCTGGCTCGTCCACGGGATTTATTCCTGGCgctcaattaatttacaaagcgtCAACTAAAACTGGTGATTATCATGgccaaatgaattatgaaaattttgagaaatgggtGTTGGAAAAACTCATTCCAAATTTGCGCCCAAAAAGTGTCGTGTGCATGGACAATGCTCCATATCACACAAAAGTTGCAAATCCGACACCTACCAAATACAGTACGAAGAAAGAAATGACCGATTGGCTGATTAATAACGGAATAGAATGCGATATGAAAATGAGGAAAGCGGAACTGTATTCGCTAATTGATAGGAATCGCCCTaaagaaatcatatataaaattgacagcataataaaagaaaatgggcaTTATGTCTTGCGACTTCCCCCCTACCATTGCGACTTAAATGCGATTGAATACGTTTGGTCTTCAGTCAAAAGACTCATCAAAGAGAGAAATATAACAGGAGACTTAAGTTTAGAAAACTTACAGAATCTGTTGTGCGATGCTTTGGGCGGAGTGTCTTCCAAGGAATGGGAGGCTCATTGCCGTCATgtggaaaaacttgaaaattcttattgggaaaaagatggaattttagagGAAGTAGTAGACGAACTGGTAGTTCAAATTGGAAGTACTGAATCGGATTCCGATTCAGAAGAAACGGAATCATGTGACagtgattcagaatttttttaa